Proteins found in one Pelmatolapia mariae isolate MD_Pm_ZW linkage group LG7, Pm_UMD_F_2, whole genome shotgun sequence genomic segment:
- the drg1 gene encoding developmentally-regulated GTP-binding protein 1: protein MSILAKIAEIENEMARTQKNKATAHHLGLLKARLAKLRRELITPKGGSGGGTGEGFDVAKTGDARVGFVGFPSVGKSTLLSNLAGVYSEVAAYEFTTLTTVPGVIRYKGAKIQLLDLPGIIEGAKDGKGRGRQVIAVARTCNLILIVLDVLKPLLHKKLIEHELEGFGIRLNKQPPNIGFKKKDKGGINFTATCAQSELDAETVKSILAEYKIHNADITLRSDSTADDLIDVVEGNRVYIPCIYVLNKIDQISIEELDIIYKVPHTVPISAHHRWNFDDLLERMWDYLRLVRIYTKPKGQLPDYTSPVVLPNERTSVEDFCMKIHKNLIKEFKYALVWGSSVKHNPQKVGKDHVMEDEDVIQLVKK, encoded by the exons ATGAGTATACTCGCCAAAATAGCAGAAATTGAAAATGAG ATGGCCAGGACGCAGAAGAACAAGGCCACAGCTCACCACTTGGGTCTGCTCAAAGCACGTCTTGCCAAACTCAGAAGGGAACTCATCACACCTAAAGGAGGCAGCGGTGGTGGGACAGGAGAAG GTTTTGATGTAGCGAAAACCGGTGACGCTCGTGTCGGCTTTGTCGGCTTTCCTTCTGTAGGAAAGTCTACACTGCTAAGTAACCTTGCAGGTGTATACTCTGAGGTTGCTGCCTACGAGTTCACCACTCTAACAACAGTACCTGGAGTCATTCGGTATAAAGGTGCTAAAATTCAG CTCCTGGATCTCCCAGGAATCATTGAGGGCGCCAAGGATGGAAAGGGCAGAGGCCGACAGGTCATCGCAG TGGCTCGAACCTGCAATCTGATTCTGATAGTGCTCGATGTGTTGAAGCCTCTTCTTCATAAGAAGCTAATAGAACATGAGCTGGAAGGCTTCGGCATTCGGCTTAACAAGCAACCACCAAACATTGGTTTCAAGAAAAAGGACAAAGGAGGCATCAACTTTACCGCTACG tgtgCACAGAGTGAGCTTGACGCTGAAACAGTTAAGAGTATCTTGGCAGAGTACAAGATCCACAACGCCGACATCACTCTGCGCAGTGACTCCACAGCTGATGACCTCATCGATGTGGTGGAGGGAAATCG CGTCTACATCCCATGCATTTATGTGCTCAACAAAATCGACCAGATCTCCATTGAAGAGCTCGACATCATCTACAAAGTGCCCCACACTGTGCCCATCTCAGCCCACCACCGCTGGAACTTTGATGACCTGCTGGAGAGGATGTGGGACTACTTAAGGCTTGTGCGCAT CTACACCAAACCCAAAGGCCAGCTTCCTGATTACACGTCTCCTGTTGTGCTCCCCAATGAACGAACTTCAGTGGAGGATTTCTGCATGAAGATTCACAAAAACCTCATCAAAGAATTTAAGTA TGCACTTGTTTGGGGCTCCTCTGTAAAGCACAACCCTCAAAAGGTGGGCAAGGACCATGTGATGGAGGATGAAGATGTTATCCAGCtggtgaaaaagtaa
- the kcnn2 gene encoding LOW QUALITY PROTEIN: small conductance calcium-activated potassium channel protein 2 (The sequence of the model RefSeq protein was modified relative to this genomic sequence to represent the inferred CDS: substituted 1 base at 1 genomic stop codon) — METPLQLQNDFFPEQQLQHCKYQHXCGREDRLGKQHDQCCTCNNCTCDARKSLVFRGTSPATVGTLRAPSETSSRQGCQYSVCEFTPSSHGSSSRHHHHHPHHQQQQQHCRDRQRGSLGSSHKDSNSYNEIAMSSCRYNGGVMRPLSNLSSSRRNIHEFDSESQPLQPISAADASDTLVSKPENNSSTLMPYASGDGGGGCSHSGAKSGKKKNQNIGEKLGHRRALFEKRKRLSDYALIFGMFGIVVMVIETELSWGAYGKESLYSLALKCLISLSTIILLGLIIIYHAREIQLFMVDNAADDWRIAMTYERIFFICLEILVCAIHPIPGNYTFTWTARLAYSYVASKTDADVDIILSIPMFLRLYLIARVMLLHSKLFTDASSRSIGALNKINFNTRFVMKTLMTICPGTVLLVFTISLWIIAAWTVRACERYHDNQDITSNFLGAMWLISITFLTIGYGDMVPHTYCGKGVCLLTGIMGAGCTALVVAVVAKKLELTKAEKHVHNFMMDTQLTKRVKNTAANVLRETWLIYKNTKLVRKMDHARVRKHQRKFLQAIHQARKLRSVKMEQRKLNDQANSLVDLAKTQNIMYDMVSDLNERGEDMEKRIALLETKLETLLSNLQALPGLISQVISQQHRDFLEVQLQPYDKHSPERSQSVSRRRSSSTAPPTSSESS, encoded by the exons ATGGAAACCCCATTACAGCTGCAGAACGATTTCTTCCCAGAGCAGCAGCTCCAGCACTGTAAGTACCAGCACTAGTGCGGACGCGAGGATCGCCTCGGCAAGCAGCACGACCAATGCTGCACCTGCAATAATTGCACCTGTGATGCGAGAAAAAGCCTCGTCTTTCGCGGGACGTCGCCGGCCACTGTGGGAACTTTAAGGGCACCTTCGGAAACGTCTTCGAGGCAAGGCTGCCAGTACAGCGTCTGCGAGTTCACACCTTCTAGTCATGGTAGTTCATCcagacatcatcatcatcatcctcaccatcagcagcagcagcagcattgcCGCGATAGGCAGCGGGGCAGCCTGGGCAGCAGCCACAAAGACAGTAACTCCTACAATGAAATAGCCATGAGCAGCTGCAGATACAACGGCGGCGTAATGCGGCCGCTGAGCAACTTGAGCTCGTCCCGCAGAAACATACACGAGTTTGATTCCGAGTCCCAGCCTTTGCAGCCCATCTCCGCCGCAGATGCGTCGGACACTTTAGTATCCAAGCCGGAGAATAATTCAAGCACCCTGATGCCTTACGCATCGGGAGACGGAGGGGGAGGCTGCAGCCACAGCGGGGCCAAATCGGGTAAAAAGAAGAACCAGAACATTGGGGAGAAGCTGGGGCACAGGAGGGCCTTGTTTGAGAAAAGGAAACGGCTCAGCGACTATGCTTTAATCTTTGGGATGTTTGGGATCGTTGTTATGGTTATAGAGACTGAACTCTCATGGGGAGCGTATGGAAAG GAATCCCTGTATTCATTAGCTCTAAAATGCCTGATAAGCCTTTCTACAATCATTCTCCTGGGGCTGATTATCATCTACCATGCAAGGGAGATACAG CTATTTATGGTGGACAATGCAGCTGATGACTGGAGGATAGCCATGACATACGAGCGCATCTTCTTCATCTGCCTGGAGATCCTGGTGTGCGCCATACACCCCATCCCAGGCAACTACACCTTCACCTGGACGGCACGCTTGGCCTACTCCTACGTGGCATCCAAGacggacgcagatgtggacaTCATCCTGTCCATCCCCATGTTCCTGCGCCTGTACCTCATCGCTCGCGTCATGCTGCTGCACAGCAAGCTCTTCACCGATGCCTCGTCCCGCAGCATCGGTGCACTCAACAAGATTAACTTTAACACGCGATTTGTGATGAAGACTCTCATGACCATCTGTCCCGGCACTGTGCTGCTGGTCTTCACCATCTCGCTATGGATAATCGCTGCATGGACAGTGAGAGCCTGCGAGAG GTACCATGATAACCAGGACATAACCAGCAACTTTCTTGGAGCCATGTGGTTGATCTCAATCACGTTTCTTACCATTGGTTATGGGGATATGGTCCCACATACGTACTGTGGGAAAGGAGTCTGCCTCCTGACTGGCATTATG GGCGCTGGCTGCACTGCCTTGGTGGTGGCTGTGGTGGCAAAGAAACTGGAATTAACCAAAGCTGAAAAACATGTTCACAATTTTATGATGGACACCCAGCTAACAAAAAGA GTGAAAAACACAGCTGCGAATGTTCTCAGGGAGACGTGGCTCATCTACAAGAACACTAAACTGGTGAGGAAGATGGACCACGCCAGAGTCAGGAAGCACCAGAGAAAATTTCTCCAAGCCATTCACCA AGCTCGAAA ATTGAGAAGTGTTAAAATGGAGCAACGCAAGCTGAATGACCAAGCAAACTCACTAGTGGACCTTGCTAAG ACTCAGAACATCATGTATGACATGGTATCAGACCTGAATGAGAGAGGGGAGGACATGGAGAAAAGGATTGCCCTGCTGGAGACGAAGCTGGAGACTCTACTGAGTAACTTGCAAGCTTTGCCCGGACTCATCAGCCAGgtcatcagccagcagcataggGACTTCCTGGAGGTGCAGCTCCAGCCTTATGACAAACACAGCCCTGAGCGCTCACAGTCAGTGTCCCGGCGGAGGTCGTCCTCCACGGCACCGCCCACCTCCTCCGAGAGCAGCTAG